The following is a genomic window from Homalodisca vitripennis isolate AUS2020 chromosome 5, UT_GWSS_2.1, whole genome shotgun sequence.
CCTCagtataataacatttacaaaatcccccttcaaatatctttatttgaaagttaaaaattaaaatatgaaattagagATACAGTATCTGATACATAATTATCTCTTTTGataattatacatgtatataaataatgtatatataatttaaaaagagtaGTTTTGATAGATATATCTAATCCTGTAAATAGTAGTGAGAGTATAAATAGAGTCACCTTTGCTTAATCAGaagtaaatgattttttgaaaaatgtatatgtatatatatatatatatatatatatatatatatatatatatattattaataaaatccgGAAGAAGAATTTTAACAGTTGGATTGTCCAAgcttttacgttttaaaatattgaatattaatttcattgtatttgaagtatataaagtaaaataatgttaatgtacattaaaaaataaatttatatctgaCACACTGATATTTCAATTAGAGATGAATTATCGAAGGAAGTCAGTGATTTAGTGAATAATGTGAATCAATAATAAGTTTTCAATTTACGTATAGTCTAcacttaaaacacatttaaacattGAAAGTAGTTAGTAAGTAAGGTTTTATAAACCAAAATGTGGCTCTGTTATCAAGTCCTAAATCATTTACGATGTGTCTAAAGACAACGGAATTACAGAACAATTACAAGGACaaaattctcaaaagttttttttttaattctcaaaacttggttttttttcaaaatatctctTTTATAAAGCGAAATCAATTAGAAATATCAGCATTGAAACAAGCGTTTCTATTCTTGGTAACTAATTTTATCGAATGACTTGACATTACTGTAGTGTTCATCAATGTTGGCTTTAATAAAGCAGAAACACAACTGATTAAAGCAATTTCGTAAGAATAGTcccctaaacaacttaataaAGTGTATCCTGATTGGATGTTGTAGAACATTATGTTCTTTCTAATTTTTTAGGCTGACAAAAACTAAATTGCGTTCTGATagcacaattaaataaatataaaactcgtAACTGAAGAATTGTATGATACTGTTCCGAGTTACTTCTGATTGTTACGTCGATTCAGTATACATATCGCACAATCAATAATCATTCTATATGAGAAAACTTTTTCCTACATGCTTGTagcctttatatttataacatacagtTGACCACTATTTATCACAATTTTCCACCttcacattatttaaaatctaaatataatccGTTATAACTGCTAATTAAATAATGGCCGtccaatttttgtatgttttaaatgtaaacaaatatagtATAGTCTTTGGTTATGTATTTCAAACGAGCAAGTATATTGTGGCTTTGCACGTAAACTCCTTATTCAATAACATAGCATATCCTTTATATTAACATAATGAAAAATCCTGAAGATGACTGATTTTCACTGGAAGATATCCCAATCTACTgagaaattttaagattatttaatatgtttaaaaagcaATTTGTATAGCACTGCAGATGGAGAGAGAAACAATGAAATAGTCCCAATAAAATACAAAGGTGTATCtgcaatatttcataatattttaatttcatgaaataattttatatacatttttaaaacttctgcaagtaaaatatttaacagagtGATACATTCtgttaaatgtataataactaCTTATACCTTATTATTGCCGACTGTTGGTGTTATTTGACCTTTATTGTTTGCGCTAAACGGTTTATAGAGATTTAACCTTAGATTAATTAATACAGTGCATTGTATATCATATTCAGAATTACAATACGGTTGTATCTAGAGCAATAAGTAATTACCGATGTTGGTTTTTAACTTCATAAGTACGATATGAAACTGTTTATTACCTTTTTTAGCCAcacctaaaataattataatatataaagtgaCAAGAGACAAAACGGCCTGATATTTtcaaattcataattataataatataggatttattaaaatttaaaggttataaaatctattttacagCCCGAATTATTGAAATACCATTGAAATTAGGTTCTTGACATTAGAAACTCATTTTTAAGGCTATCGTGCCTGGTTTCAAGACGATGAAATACGCTCTGGGCAATATAAGTTTGTACCAATAATATTACTGGCAATAATAGTTGTCATACGTCTCACTACTCCGGTATATTTATGTTGTCAATGGCTGTTATTTCGTAACCTATccctataatttttattttatataatagttggATTTATCATAAAAACTGTGAGAAATTGCATGTATAAAGGTTATTACTGGAGCCTCCAACAGTAAACTGAGTATGATGATGAAACGTACGGCCAGACATtacatacacgtaataaaaatgatcgtgtaaaaataaaattaatataactaatatttcataTTCCAGTGTAGAGATCTAAGATGTCTATAAATCGAGATTTATACACAACTGTAactatatatgcatatatatatatatatgtgctcCATAccgaatttatttttaattttgcattgtaCAGATATGTAACGAgcaataacacaatataaaaagtattttatttaaataacttatgaataatattaaaatgtatgaaactgTGATAGAAAGTGtggtacaaatttttaataataactaaaaaaaaaataatttgcagaagtcttggaataaaaattaaaatgtttttaagggaCTTAAATggtttcacccttaatttttaacattatttcaatgtAACTCAATAATTCAGaaacatttagtccgtctgtaggcttaaacatttttttaaatcgctcTAGGGGATATGGCAATTTTGCAAAACTTGGATTTGAGTTATTCgttttatcaattaaaacataCGGAAAAAAGCAAgcatttaactggttttgttacACCTTTCGAATCATACGAATTCAACCGTGTACCGTATTGGTTACACTTGGGAAGCGGAACAATGAGCcgattattaaataaagtgttgcaaggtgtaaaatttcagtatgctttaaattctgtagatgacataataatattcagtaaaagtttaccagagcatatagaacatgtcagaggtgttgtggagaggctggcccaaacatggacttacagttaacccgaataaggtgagctttgcatgtaaagagatcaagtttttaggtcacctaatctctaaggCCGGGGTACATACCGAAAGCAACCGGTGATAGCAACGCAATGTCAACGCAACGGCAACTTGAGTTCCCAATGAATGACACACGCAGTTTAATGGGACTGTGTATACCAAAGTGACTGTGACGTGACGGTGATTCAACGGTCACCTGACTGAGCAACGCAGGCAACTGAAGTCACGACATGCTGTAAACTCGAGTCGCCAGTTGCGCAGTTGCTCTTGTGGAGTGCAGACCGTACTTAACTATGGCTGCTgaacaacaagaaaatattaaatttgcacaGTTTATTGaacagtttgtttgtttgtatgacCATAACAACAAATCATACAGTAACAGAGTGGTGACAGACAAAGCTTGGCAAGCTGTGGCAGATGAGTTTAAACTCACAGGTAAGAAAAAAATGTAAGCAATTTGTtaatttctatgaatattttaatacagtttttgtaattcttgataagcatataaaatacattattttgcctaaaactgttatttacatgTTCACTGGAGCTTTGATGGCTTAGTCCCACTGGGACGGTATTGGGTTACATTCAACGAAATAACGTGCGATTTTGTCCCTTATTAAGTAGTTCCGCTTTCTTGAGCGGCGGAAGTCATCGATACATGTGAGGCGTGGGCCTAGTGTACTCAAATTGTTCAGGAAAGCTTGCTGTTCCGTCTCTTGCTTTGATAAAGTTGTGCAGCACACATACAgcttgaacaattttttttaagttaccaGGTTTGCACTGTATTGGTTTTTCCAACACTCTAAACTTCATGCTCATCATCATCATACCAAACGCACACTCTACACTTTTACGTCCTCGTGAGAGTCTGTAATTGAACACTCTTTTTGTATCGTTTAAAACACGTCGCGGGTAAAGTCGCATGAGATTTTCGAGAAGTGGAAATGCTTCATCACCACAGAAAAAGAATGGTTACAGGTTCATTACTGACATTATTTGGAAGTGCTCTTGGAAGAGGGAAGTCTAGGCTATTTTGTTTTACCCATTTACCCAATGTCGACGAGTGGAAAACTCCTGCATCATTATTTCTTCCGGGGTATCCTACATCAATACTTATAAATGTCCCATCAGCGTCTGCGCAAGCCATcaacacagttaaaaaaaatgcttataaTTGTAGTAATTTGAACCAGAATGATCAAAGGATCTAATACGAATGTGCTTGCCGTCTATTGACCCTAGGCAGTTAGGCAGGTTCCATAATTCTTCATATCTTTCAGCTATAGTTTTCCCATTGATTTCTGTCGGGTACTGGCATGAAAAGAGGTTGTAATACAGACCAGATAGCTTCACATGTTTCAGGAACGATAGCTTGCTATTGTAGATACACCTCTAAAGAAGTCGTAAGCTAGTTGATGGTAGCTGCATCCCTCACCCAAAAACctgaaaacatttacaaacatttgcaGGGCCGTTACaattaccaaaaattttttttcgtttacATTACATAAAGTTACAggctgtttttcttttttcagtgAAGCAATGCAaggaaaaatggaaaaatataaggACTGTATTTAGAAGACATATTTTCACAAAACCAGTGTCGGGAGCCGGAGGTTCTTCAAAAAAGGAATACTACTTGGCTGATGTGCTGCAATATCTTGTGCCTATTTTAAAAGGTAACCCTAAAAAACATTGGAAGCAACTTACCACCACCTCCTGAAACTGATGACCAtcaacaacaaactcttcaagaAGAAGAACCAGCTGATTATAGCATTAACGAAATTGCTGATGATGTGGATGATGACGCGACTGAATTACCCCAAGAAGCAGTGCCGAACGTACCTGAACCCGCTAATAACAGCATATCACAGTTCCGGAAGAAACAGTTGGGCAAAAGGAAGCCGACTACATCACCGTTGGATGAAGCTATGACcaattattttaaagcaaaatcaaTGAAGCCTGCTGAAGATAAATTGGTTCCAGTTGCTGACAATGAAGATAAGTCAGACGAACTTTTTCTGTTGAGTCTTAAAAAAGATATGAAGGAAATGAATTCACGGCAGAAGCGAActtttaaaagaagaattttttagtttgattgatGAAGTTCTAGATGATAGTCCTGGTAAGCAAACGCACGATATGTATTCAAGCTCATCACTACAGTCCTCACGATCACCCAGTGTGCTGACTAATATCATTTCTCCGGGAAATCCTGGCCAGGAGAACGAAAGAGTACGTTTTCAACACCTTGGACCAATGCATTCGGCATACATTAAGTGACATCATAGtctttttagtgaaatattttataactttcaaataacaataaataaattcatttaatcaaaCTTACCTTAATGTGGATTGTTAATCTTTCGCCCACACCAATTGCGGTTCTGTAGTTAGTATCTTGTTTTCAACAGTAGAGGGGTAACTAAATCCAGCAAAAAATCAAAGCTAGCCTTGCTCATCCTGTAGTAGTTGAAAAACTTTTCGGGATATTTTCCCAATTTTTGCAAGGAATGCCACTGACTGCCATAAATGCTAGAATTGTATGGATGAACACTAAAACGTCTATGCaacttttttttctgttttttaagcACATAGAGAAGTACTGCCTCCTCCTCGGACGAAGACATCGGAACAAGTGACTGGAAAACTTGTCAACTTGGGTTTCTTGTTTATGTACACGTGGTGTAAACCTTGAAGAAACTCCAGTTGACTGAGTTGCGTTGACATTGCGTTGCTATCACCCGGTTGCTTTCGGTATGTACCCGGCCttagagatgcgagagagccaaaggacgcaaaaggcgtaagTAGATTTATTGGAGCGGTGAGTTATTTCGCAAAGTTTATACCAAATTATGCAGACAAGGCAGCATGCTTGAACGAATtaagaaaaaagaataggaaatttgagtggactcaggagtgccaggagagcgtcaacagcttaaaggaaagtgtaagtaacaccaccggtattaataataccagattataaaaagccatttatcctatgtacggatgcgagtgacaaggcGGCAGGAAGttgtttaatgcaggaaatagaaggtgagaaaaaaccagtggcttattattcaaaaaaaaaatttaatgagtcagaacaaagaaacttgactgtgtaccaaaaggaagcactGGCAGTGGTATGCGCAATAAACAAATTCCGGAGTTACCTAGAAGTAAGACCTTTTACGCTAACAACGGACAATAGTACACTAGCGTGGGTACTAGGTAATTTCAGGAAACTGGGAAAGTTAGGTAGGTGGGCAGCCACAATTTTGAGCCTaccgtttaaaattaaacattttaaatcggaagacaatgcggtggcagactatttatctagattattcgAATGTAGAGATAAAATGGaaagtgtggaggaaattgaagaataccagtaCGGTATACTAAATTATAGTGTAACAGACAATAGTataagagtagcaattaaggaagaaaatgtaaatgatGTATTAGTAAATAGCATAGgtaattttccactagcttatacggaCTTTAAGGTTCATCAAACCCAGGACAATGTAATACGAAATATTTATAGTAGTATAAAAGGTGGTACTAACTcggaaaaatatttcttgtgtaagggaATAGTAATGTAtagaagtaagcctactagtaagccaaagatatgtctaccagaacatttagtagatatggtgtttaaatattatcatgaatCGGAAATCGGGAGCCACTATGGGATATTAAAAACAACCAGaaagatatgcgatttattttaTCATGCGGATCTGGCAGGGCtgataaaagacaaagtaaaaatgtgtGAAGTTTGTGCGTTAGCGAAGACCGGTAAGGTTTTTCGTGGCAAAACTAATTTCTGGAGTATCAGCTAGGCCTATGGATAAATTGTATATAGACATTTTTGGTCCATTAACCAGGTCTGTTAATGGAAACAATAAACATCCTGATTGTACTTGAcgaccattcaaaaatggtatttttaagcgCAATTCAGGACGCGAAAAGTAAATCCATAATAAAGGTGTtggaaagtgaaattttttaaaaaattttcatattgcaAAAATCtagtgtcggacaatgcacagtgttttagaagtgtcgaattaaaaaaactatttattcgccCGAGGAATCTACCATCAATTTGTAACGccatttgtaccacagggaaacaaaagtgaacgtcagttgaggactgtaaaacaaatgttaaaaatttactttaattccgatcaaactaagtgggacaTCAAATTAACTGAATTGCAATTAGCAATAAATTGTGCGACATCGGaagctactaaaaattcaccatacCAAATTATGTTTGGAAATAGGCCTAATTTGGAACTGACCAATAGAtggaacattaatgatttattggactgtgatgtTTCAAAGCCGGATAATTTGGATAGATTCCAAAGAACagtgttaaacttaaaaagtcTATTTCAgctaacaggaagagggcagTCTTCGAGTGGAGAGCAGCAGAGCGTCCAGACGTGCAGTTTAGAAGCGATAGtacttcctctaatcctatacttttgggatatagagtaaatTTTTTACCCGGTGTGatttaagtcaagtttttaaatttcttttctttccttaagtgcgtaatagtttcttttcagcctccatagtcttcaaagtagtaagtcccgtaccagcgtttagtttaacatcttttattttatactgttgtgtttaaatttctaaagttttccatataacagagtctgataattaattcaattttttgaagtattgtaaattagattttttatcgTAAAGTTAACAtacagttttgtgttattttgattttgaatattttaaaaagagaaccttttattttattttgttaatttaaaccattttggagaagtatacatttttagtttcattttaattttgaacagcCTCTAAATTAcatttgaccgattgagagaaattttgaagaagaaaatcaaatcaagattttgtaaactttgttaaattttgggtGAAGTTTAAATTTccgaataaattaagtatttccgaaaagttgttctgatttatagaaaattagcttcagactctataaatatatgtactataataacggtacagtttttaaacacattaaggCAAGTGATACCAATTAAGTCCTTACTTACTATTTTCTGTTAGATTACACCTACTCGTTGAAGAAACTTTAAAgcaattataacaaaacaatcctttatatatgtaattatttattaattacttacgCTAACGTGCCTACAATATTTCAGGCATTCCAAAAGGCTttgcaagaataaaattaatgttggaAAATGTTGTACTCATTTACTagtgatagtaaattaataaatctgtATTTAAGAGAAATTGTAAAGTTTAgatgtgtataatttaaaatttttggacgttttagatatttatctcagttaaaaaacttttttatgaaatCGAAATTTTTAACGGATCGTTCAATCTTTTGCTCTTGGATTACAGTAAATAAGCTTTTTCatttaactttgaaataatatcttataaaaaaagacaacGTTTTTCAATTACCCATATGTTTAAAGACTTTTGGCCAAAATACACAAGTTAATGTTTACTTTTGAGTATTTAAGGAATTTGCTTTCATGGTGTTTCTGAATGCtccatttaacatatacttgtgAAATAAGTATAACTGGTTGATTGTAGTATTTTTGCTGAAATAAAATTGGCTTTTAAATGGTTTGTTATTGATTAAATTCAATATACCGTGcacaaaataatatctaaattatatggtcaaaagtgaaatttattttggaaaatgacGGAAAAAAGtggaatatatttttctatacagttttgtattaaaaaagtaaagataagaTATCCAAACCATAGTTACACCCGTGAAATATTCTAATTATCTCTTGAGATGATAATAATACTGACAAAGTTACCATTTAATCCACTTTAAGGTATTATTTGATTAGATAAGCATTCactggtatattttatttataagatgtctTTGAGAGAAATAACTTCCTCGTAAATTAGGAAGTCTACTCTACACAGCTATCACCAATTTTAAAACCAACgatataagaattttataaatattcctttaaatGATCAGCCAGTGacttaatgattttaaaacaaactgtacaTTATTCCCCATATGTTCTTAGATGCAAATCTCTTTTCATGTAAGAAACTAGTGTTTAtgctcttaatttataaaaaacatgttttaagggTTAATAATACTATCTTGTCTgattatactgttattttaatgtattattgcttgtaaagtatattaataatgCACTGTTAATTTTTCCAAACATATGTGTCTGTAATTGTTTCCATTTACAAATTCATATACTaatgtttgaatgtaaaataagtctaaagaaaaatgcatttatataaGTGGATTTACAAAATCATATAATCGGGGTATCTAtctatattgttaaatatattgtaaaatacttttttagtttataatgtttGATTACATACTGGATACATGTATGGCAATAATTAAAACCAGTTTATAAGCCATCAGTTATGTTGATTAGAAACTTTTACTTGTTTTTGGtttgaactatttattataattaagcaaattacattgtaaaacacaagtattttatgttttgaacatATGTGGATATTAAGTCACATGCTAATTACAGTACAGTCACAGCAAACTAAGGAAACTAATTATTAGGGATATATTTTCACCACGTTAGATACAACCATTTACCCGCTAAAAGGTCAGTTTGTTCTTttactaaaaatagaaaatgaaaacaaatactaAAGCATTTGGAAgacaaataaatgtaacttatgagccattttaaattgaatatataaataataattgaatactatacattgaatatattgtatagtattaaaggtcggcttttaaaattttaaaagctgtAGGTGTATTTATTGGCTGGGAAATCAGAGTTAAAATTATTGGCTATTTTGGTCTTTGAAACCTGCAACAATTattgcattataataaaattaaagtctcatatatttttaagttgtaaacactataatagattttaattttatcaactaaatttatcattttactaACAATTATGCAGAATCTAATGATGATAGTATCATGTAATATCTAAAAGAAGACACGTGCCAGAGCAAGGAACATTGTTTACGAAAATTATCTTTGTTTTCTTTGAATATCCTAAAACGTTTATagtacaataattgttattgtactattgtattaattgttattgttattaattgtattaattgttattgtaattgtattaattattaaagtatgttgagtggttttaatgtaaacaattaaaaattgtaagttgtaaaacttaaaaactatagCTTTCGGAAAACAAGAGAAGATTATTCAacaaattatatctaaatatttgtccTACTGTTTTATACATTGGACTGTAAACATCATCAATTGAATATTTTCAAGTATAGCAATATTAAATTAAGCTAGAATGAAATGTCATTCGCCGACTAATACTACTCCGTAAAGAAGTAATCAAGTCAAAAAAGGAAGCGATTAGTGATATATTGACAAGATGAATTCAGTATACAAAAGGAGGGAAGGGTTCAACATTGTACATACATACGTCACTAATACAACATTGACTTTATCTTTATTCATCACAACACACAATATTATTCATCACACTTAAGAGAGcgtttactttttgtttaactttagAATTATGAAGTAGAATATAAAACGAAAAAACCACAAAACGAGAATtcgattattaatattttgatattgagCCAAATATTATATCCCATTAGTGATACATTCATAACCACGTaccattaaaaatgaaaataatttaaacacaaacattgcGTTTGATATtgttatctataatttttaacatgtagATTATGAAAACAAATTAGAACAAAAAAGGAGTCGAAAGATAATTGGCTCTATGTCGGCAAGTCATTAGATCGTAAACTCTAAAGGAAATGGTAAAACCTCTGCTGTATTTATACAGTCAGATATAATAAGCTTTCTAGTTAATATTTCATGACAGTTGTCCCATTAATAACTTGGTAATTACAAACTGTATTAGTTCAAAACTTCAGtattctttgtatttatattgagtttattataattgaaatattaccaaaCTCTTACAGAATATTAAtaagctttttaaattatattctgttttatttttagggtATAGTAGTATGGactaggttttattttattttgttcgctatattattatgaatgtatagattaagaaaaatttcattattttaaatcgtttaaCTCAGTATTCAATCACAcgaaaatagtgtaaaaatataaaatcaaaaactgaaatcaaaataGGCCAATATAAAATCTTAGAATAACTGGAAATCTTACctacattaattttaacacattacATACCTACTATAATCTAACCTAGTATGAACCATAATCATTTCATTATAAAGATAGGGAGATGAAGTTAAATTAATAGGTTAAAGAGTACCATTTGAGGAATGCTTTTGAATAGAATTGGTTGTTACGTTTTTAAAGTCCTCACTATTTCGTCctttaatatgtgttttattgaaaATGCTCGGTTTTTATGTTCTGTACAAGTTTTGGGAGAAGGTGGTCTAAAAAATGTGTCTATTCTGTTCATACTCTTAAATAGATCCGGTTAATGTTTATCTGCGCATCGTACCGACCGCACCTACAATTTGTAAACTATTCACTTTATGTCCTGATTATTTATATACGATGTGGAGGTTCCACAGACTTCAGTTTTTTGGAACTATACTATTTCTTCTTTTACGTAAATGACATTAATAAAGCTATGCATAACAGTAATCTTATtgaatatgctgacgacacaaatCTTTCCTTCAAAGCAAAAACGTCAGatctattaatgttattttaaaaagtaaatttaacagCTAAAACAGcatatttgttaaacattaaattttatgaacTATCGTGATGGCCTAAATTTACCTATATGTTATTTGATAGCTGGAAATCATTATCTGAATGCACACCATCTGTGGTTAGTGGTGACACCGGTCGAGAGAAATTCCAATAAATACTTTGGAATGCACATGGATTTTAATTTGTCCTGGAATACGCACGTTGAAAGTATTTATACATGGAgagtttccaatataaatttccaacaaaatttagaaaaacatttctttaattgcTTATTGGAAATTTCTTGGTGTTTAGTATTCAATCTTTTACTCACACaattttgagaaattatataaatatataaagtattaatattttcatcaatttcaaaatttattctgTCTCAGAACCATTAAATTGCCTAGAGTGAGAGTAGCAGGGCGAAGAAGATGTCCATGGTTATGAGACAAGAGCCTGGGCAAAATTACTTGGAAGTTGCAACATACGATAAAGCTGTTTGACCATGTCTCATTGGCTATATGGTG
Proteins encoded in this region:
- the LOC124363520 gene encoding uncharacterized protein LOC124363520, yielding MAAEQQENIKFAQFIEQFVCLYDHNNKSYSNRVVTDKAWQAVADEFKLTVKQCKEKWKNIRTVFRRHIFTKPVSGAGGSSKKEYYLADVLQYLVPILKGNPKKHWKQLTTTS